A part of Rhopalosiphum maidis isolate BTI-1 chromosome 3, ASM367621v3, whole genome shotgun sequence genomic DNA contains:
- the LOC113558924 gene encoding uncharacterized protein LOC113558924 — MLTNQFFAYFIFTFLVLVDISYCLNDFRCPRQILGIFAVDESTFWEADNIPYEGPLGSNTPSRFWAPNQIFLERTRPGVTTNRVIVSCVQITPDVLAKSGRRRDRHNFIPARIFSEIINGVTFKDHAGHIIAHKLGGSYHDQNIISQNPNCNTGYWSHHVEGIIDVSANYAGKEIYYGVKATYAMNDKNDFPTRPVKLDSKIFIKEGNLFKLIGSSVVKNPPPSNPCKIICNDLFPVDLKYLDDPQKQCKRQSDQAGKCWASC, encoded by the coding sequence ATGTTAACTAATCAATTTTTcgcttatttcatttttacttttttggtgTTGGTAGATATATCTTACTGTCTTAATGATTTTAGATGTCCTAGACAAATACTTGGTATTTTTGCAGTAGATGAGTCAACTTTTTGGGAAGCTGATAATATACCTTATGAAGGACCTTTAGGATCTAATACACCAAGTAGATTTTGGGCACCAAATCAGATATTTTTAGAACGAACCAGGCCTGGTGTCACTACTAATAGAGTTATTGTGTCCTGCGTTCAAATAACACCGGATGTTCTTGCTAAAAGTGGCAGAAGACGCGACAGACACAATTTTATCCCGGCAAGAATCTTTAGCGAAATCATCAACGGTGTGACATTTAAAGACCACGCGGGACATATTATAGCCCATAAATTGGGTGGTTCTTATCATGAtcagaatattatatcacagAACCCTAATTGTAATACCGGTTATTGGAGTCATCACGTTGAAGGTATTATTGATGTGTCTGCCAATTACGCGggtaaagaaatatattacggCGTTAAGGCGACATATGCCATGAacgataaaaatgattttcccACTAGACCAGTGAAACTCGactcgaaaatatttattaaagaagGGAATTTGTTTAAACTCATAGGTTCTTCAGTTGTAAAAAATCCTCCTCCCTCAAAcccatgtaaaattatttgtaacgaTTTGTTCCCGgttgatttaaaatacttagatGACCCGCAAAAACAATGTAAACGGCAATCAGATCAGGCTGGAAAATGTTGGGCTTCATGTTGA